One window from the genome of Candidatus Lernaella stagnicola encodes:
- the casA gene encoding type I-E CRISPR-associated protein Cse1/CasA, which produces MPLSFNLIDESWIPTIDGHENQALHSLYEALARAPDLREVAGESAMVTIALYRLLLAVLYRVFEPRMITDWKAVWNLGHFDQDMLRNYFERWRARFDLFDTDRPFFQVGDFPAAAPNPVSRLSPDLSGGNNPTLFDHTLDGTPNPMGFAAVARLLVANQATVVGGGNSPTGYTSAAPLAKGMAVIVEGDNLFETLMLNLVPYESLRGILREKTETDLPVWEADAPIEPGRERYPLGISDYLTWQSRAIRLRVDDQAANDGAVLFIDYGQGVKLPDNFDNDPMMAYTQDRKRGTLARRLRENRDLWRDSGALLRDAETEDRRETAPDVTHFVANLTADQVLESTKRKRIAVIGQCSDRAKVFFWRHERLPLPLALLNDDELMNQLNNGLLVADQVGKLLRYATKDLARALLRPEDPTNADPKQVAALADSFQAGTAFWAGLELPFRRFMADLPDRPEEEFKQWASSVISHVRETWNRVVTDLGGSARAFRAAATVERKFLGNLKKTEIEGGLRDE; this is translated from the coding sequence ATGCCGCTATCGTTCAATTTGATCGACGAATCGTGGATTCCCACGATCGACGGTCACGAAAACCAAGCTCTACACAGCTTGTACGAGGCCCTGGCTCGTGCACCCGATCTGCGGGAAGTCGCCGGCGAATCGGCCATGGTGACAATCGCTCTATACAGATTGCTGCTAGCGGTCCTTTACCGGGTTTTCGAACCCCGAATGATCACCGACTGGAAAGCCGTCTGGAACCTCGGCCACTTCGATCAGGACATGCTACGAAATTACTTTGAGCGGTGGCGCGCCCGTTTTGACCTCTTTGACACGGATCGGCCGTTTTTCCAGGTCGGCGACTTCCCTGCCGCCGCGCCGAATCCGGTTTCACGCTTGAGTCCGGATTTGTCCGGTGGAAACAATCCCACGTTGTTTGATCACACTCTCGATGGTACTCCCAACCCAATGGGTTTCGCGGCGGTGGCGCGTTTGCTCGTCGCGAATCAAGCGACTGTGGTCGGCGGCGGAAACAGCCCCACCGGTTATACATCGGCCGCCCCTCTGGCGAAGGGAATGGCGGTCATCGTCGAAGGCGACAATCTTTTCGAAACCCTCATGTTGAACCTAGTCCCCTATGAGAGCCTGCGAGGCATCCTGCGCGAAAAAACGGAAACTGATCTCCCCGTTTGGGAAGCCGACGCGCCGATTGAACCGGGCAGAGAACGCTATCCGCTGGGCATTTCCGACTACCTGACTTGGCAGTCTCGCGCCATTCGTCTCCGGGTAGACGATCAAGCCGCGAATGACGGCGCAGTCCTTTTCATTGATTATGGCCAAGGAGTCAAGCTGCCCGATAATTTCGACAACGACCCCATGATGGCCTACACCCAGGACAGAAAAAGGGGCACGCTGGCGCGCCGATTACGGGAAAACCGAGACTTGTGGCGCGATAGCGGCGCGTTACTGCGCGATGCTGAAACGGAAGATCGCAGAGAAACGGCTCCGGACGTAACGCACTTTGTCGCCAACTTGACCGCAGATCAGGTTCTCGAATCGACAAAGAGAAAGCGAATCGCCGTCATCGGACAGTGTTCGGACAGGGCGAAGGTTTTCTTCTGGCGCCATGAACGCCTGCCGCTGCCGCTGGCCTTGTTGAACGACGATGAATTGATGAATCAGCTCAACAACGGCTTGTTGGTGGCCGACCAAGTCGGGAAACTCCTGCGGTACGCCACAAAGGATCTCGCGCGGGCGCTGCTCCGGCCCGAAGATCCGACAAACGCCGACCCGAAGCAAGTCGCCGCGCTGGCCGACAGCTTTCAAGCCGGCACGGCCTTCTGGGCGGGTCTCGAACTGCCCTTCCGCCGCTTCATGGCCGACCTGCCCGACAGGCCGGAAGAAGAATTCAAGCAGTGGGCTTCAAGCGTCATCAGCCACGTTCGAGAAACATGGAACAGGGTTGTTACCGACCTGGGCGGCTCGGCCCGAGCCTTCCGCGCGGCGGCGACCGTCGAGCGAAAATTCCTCGGAAATCTCAAAAAAACGGAAATAGAAGGAGGATTGCGCGATGAGTAA
- the cas3 gene encoding CRISPR-associated helicase Cas3', translated as MVDSVNLIWGKTTNVGTRPLIHHLLDVAAVASQLVHRVMSPDAINHFTQMVETDAESLKAWISFLAGCHDIGKATPAFQRKDRGQRRILEENGFVFPSVTIHDGFHGEHSAWIIGESLSNDAWGFPHLARKFARGCGLAVGGHHGEFPQENKRGLGDGAWERVRLDILRTMAKQLGLEKFAAPRNIERPTPFLVFLAGLTSVADWLGSNESFFPPGNEPLAIPDYWHASLERAEKVLREIGLLVDHVGEDKTFEDLFDIESRRPLQKVAVKFADSFPPGSFMILEAPTGEGKTEAALYLHDRLARQRNNDGLYFALPTQATSNQMFTRVDDYLERKGAGGRALLSHGGAKAYLAALDRRKDNVNKDETELTAHEWFTQKKRRLLAPLGVGTIDQSLLAVLQTRHFFVRLFGLAGKTVIVDEVHAYDTYMSTLLERLLEWLAALGSSVILLSATLPQSRRQALLRAFAGPDAEIEAQQTPYPRLTTFCDGKVHVKEFSASQKRTVNLSWIDDEPANLIDRLRQGLAAGGCAAVILNTVGKAQEVYRTLRDELRSSGIAVSLLHARFPRGDRDALEKQVIEKFGNKEKESIRPAEVLVSTQIIEQSLDLDFDLMISDMAPIDLLLQRAGRLHRHKHDRPSGFEEPTLFVLKPAIAEDGVPRFGDSAYIYDEYVLLRSWCVLAPRVSLVTPDETEMLIEAVYGDKPLPSPSEAMAVRLEGAFKRFNDERKRSESKAFAQIVGAPCTDLLTAQNLDLADENFDFHPSAQVRTRLARPTVELVCVYQTPQGLSLDPDGKHILDLSTFPNRDTIDALLGRTVRVGRPEIVNHFRDDEYSPKWWRQIPSLRYSKLFVFEGKFVKVGRCEMFLDQDVGIEIRNI; from the coding sequence ATGGTCGATTCCGTGAATTTAATATGGGGTAAGACAACTAACGTCGGCACACGGCCATTGATCCATCACCTTCTCGACGTTGCGGCCGTTGCGTCGCAATTGGTCCATCGTGTCATGTCGCCGGACGCTATAAATCACTTTACGCAAATGGTTGAAACCGACGCGGAAAGCCTGAAAGCCTGGATCTCGTTTCTCGCCGGATGCCACGACATCGGCAAGGCGACTCCTGCGTTTCAAAGAAAAGATCGAGGCCAACGCCGCATTCTGGAAGAGAATGGCTTCGTTTTTCCTTCCGTCACAATCCACGACGGTTTCCACGGTGAACACTCCGCGTGGATCATCGGCGAAAGCTTGTCGAACGACGCTTGGGGGTTCCCGCACCTGGCACGGAAATTCGCGCGCGGCTGCGGACTTGCCGTTGGGGGCCATCATGGTGAGTTTCCGCAAGAGAATAAGCGTGGTTTGGGAGACGGCGCGTGGGAGCGCGTCCGGCTCGACATTCTACGGACGATGGCGAAACAACTGGGTTTGGAGAAGTTTGCGGCACCGCGAAATATAGAGCGGCCCACCCCTTTCCTTGTTTTCTTGGCCGGCCTGACATCAGTTGCCGATTGGCTGGGTTCCAACGAGTCGTTTTTTCCGCCCGGCAACGAGCCCCTCGCCATACCCGATTACTGGCACGCGTCTCTGGAACGCGCAGAGAAAGTATTGCGAGAGATCGGACTTCTGGTTGACCACGTCGGCGAGGATAAGACATTTGAGGATTTATTCGACATTGAAAGCCGGCGGCCCTTGCAGAAAGTCGCGGTGAAGTTCGCGGATTCGTTTCCTCCGGGCTCTTTCATGATTCTCGAAGCGCCCACCGGCGAAGGCAAAACCGAGGCGGCGTTGTATCTTCACGACCGTTTGGCGCGACAGCGAAACAACGATGGTCTTTACTTTGCCCTCCCGACCCAGGCCACGAGCAATCAGATGTTCACCCGTGTCGATGATTACCTCGAAAGAAAGGGTGCGGGTGGCCGGGCGCTCTTGTCGCACGGAGGCGCCAAAGCGTATCTCGCGGCGCTCGATCGCCGGAAAGACAATGTCAATAAAGATGAAACGGAATTAACCGCCCACGAATGGTTCACCCAAAAAAAGCGCCGTCTATTAGCCCCCTTAGGAGTCGGGACGATCGATCAGTCGCTGCTGGCGGTTTTGCAGACGCGGCACTTTTTCGTACGTCTTTTCGGGCTGGCGGGCAAGACTGTCATCGTCGACGAGGTCCACGCGTACGACACGTATATGAGCACATTGTTGGAAAGGCTCTTGGAGTGGTTGGCCGCGCTCGGTTCCTCCGTGATACTGCTTTCGGCCACCTTGCCGCAATCACGTCGCCAGGCTCTTTTGCGGGCTTTTGCCGGGCCCGACGCGGAGATTGAGGCACAACAAACTCCGTATCCGCGTCTGACGACATTTTGTGACGGTAAGGTTCACGTCAAAGAATTCTCAGCGTCCCAAAAGAGGACAGTAAATTTGTCCTGGATCGACGACGAGCCCGCCAACTTGATCGATCGGTTACGTCAGGGGCTCGCAGCCGGTGGCTGCGCTGCGGTGATCCTCAACACCGTCGGCAAGGCCCAGGAGGTCTATCGCACGTTACGTGACGAGCTTCGCTCATCAGGGATTGCCGTTTCGCTCCTACACGCCCGCTTTCCGCGGGGCGATCGCGACGCGTTGGAAAAGCAAGTCATCGAGAAATTCGGCAATAAGGAAAAGGAGAGTATTCGTCCGGCCGAAGTGCTTGTTTCGACGCAAATCATCGAGCAATCCCTTGATTTGGACTTCGACTTGATGATCAGCGATATGGCCCCGATTGACTTGCTTCTGCAGCGCGCCGGACGGTTGCACAGGCATAAGCACGATCGGCCGAGCGGCTTCGAAGAACCGACCTTATTCGTGTTGAAACCAGCGATCGCCGAAGACGGCGTACCACGCTTCGGCGACAGCGCCTACATATACGACGAGTACGTGCTCCTTCGGTCATGGTGTGTTCTTGCCCCGCGCGTTTCGTTGGTGACTCCCGACGAAACCGAGATGCTGATCGAGGCTGTTTACGGTGATAAACCACTCCCGTCGCCATCGGAGGCCATGGCCGTTCGTCTCGAAGGAGCTTTCAAAAGATTCAACGACGAAAGGAAAAGATCTGAAAGCAAGGCTTTCGCGCAAATTGTCGGCGCCCCCTGCACCGACCTACTCACGGCTCAAAACTTGGATTTGGCTGATGAGAATTTCGATTTTCATCCTTCCGCTCAGGTTCGCACTCGCTTAGCTCGGCCGACAGTCGAGTTGGTCTGCGTTTATCAAACACCACAGGGGTTGTCTCTTGACCCTGATGGTAAACACATCCTCGATCTTTCCACGTTCCCCAATCGAGACACCATCGACGCGCTACTCGGCCGGACGGTCCGCGTCGGTCGTCCCGAGATCGTCAATCATTTTCGCGATGACGAATATTCTCCGAAATGGTGGAGGCAAATCCCGAGCCTCAGATATTCAAAACTATTTGTTTTCGAAGGAAAATTTGTGAAGGTTGGCCGTTGTGAAATGTTCTTAGACCAAGATGTTGGTATAGAAATAAGAAATATTTAA
- the casB gene encoding type I-E CRISPR-associated protein Cse2/CasB, whose product MSNPSTKSHEENFVKFLHGLHEAKNRGPLAALRRGLGKRPGTVPETYRYVVPFVGGLSKSDEDCFYLVASLFASHPTANAQGNFGATMRQVYDKQNNSESSERRFVALLNAHVEELPDRLRQAVALAKSNDASVDWSQLLKDLRHWTHESRYVQQNWARSFWGQPQKTKTENAE is encoded by the coding sequence ATGAGTAATCCGTCAACCAAATCCCACGAAGAAAATTTCGTCAAATTCCTGCACGGGCTACACGAGGCGAAAAACCGCGGCCCCCTGGCGGCCCTGCGGCGCGGCCTGGGGAAACGACCGGGCACCGTGCCCGAAACCTATCGCTACGTGGTGCCGTTTGTCGGAGGCCTTTCAAAAAGCGACGAAGATTGTTTCTACCTCGTCGCCTCTTTGTTCGCTTCGCACCCCACGGCCAACGCCCAGGGTAATTTCGGCGCGACGATGCGTCAGGTGTACGACAAACAAAACAACTCTGAAAGCAGCGAGCGACGCTTTGTCGCTCTGCTCAACGCCCACGTCGAGGAACTGCCGGACCGCCTACGTCAAGCGGTGGCATTGGCTAAATCGAATGACGCTTCGGTCGATTGGTCGCAACTGCTCAAGGACCTGCGCCACTGGACCCATGAATCGCGCTACGTGCAGCAAAACTGGGCCCGCTCGTTTTGGGGCCAACCCCAAAAAACCAAAACCGAAAACGCTGAATAA